Genomic window (Bosea vaviloviae):
CGGCGCGATGGTGGTTCTTGCCATGGACGTCGTTGGCCAGCGCACCGGCGATCGTGACGAATGCGGTGCCCGGCGTCACCGGCGGAAACCAGCCGGCCTGAACGGTCAGCTTCAGCACATCGTCGAGCAGCACGCCCGCCTCACAGGTGAGGAGGCCGCTCACGCGGTCGAAGGCGAGGATCCGGTCGAGGCTGCGGCCCAGGATGAGCGCCCCGCCATCGTTCAGGCAGGAATCGCCATAGGAGCGGCCATTGCCATAAGCCAGGGCCGGCGTCCGATGCTGCGACGGCGCGGCGATCCAGGGCTCGGCCGCGACGATCTCGGTATTTCGGGCGACGAGCCCACCCCAGGAGCGGCACTCCGGCAGGATCTCGCTCACGGCAGAATCTCGCTCACGGCAGGATCGTCGCCGCGACCATGATCAGCAGGACCAGCGCGCCTGTCACCTGGCTGCGCCAGTCGCGGATCATGAAGACGAGCGGATCATCCGGCATCGTACCACGACGGGCCAGGAACCAGACCCGCGATATCTGGTAGAGGACGATCGGGCAGACCAGCCAGATCAGCTCCGGGTGACGGTAAAGCTGCTTCACCGCGGCGCTGTCGACATAGAGCGCCAGGATCAGGGCGCAGGTGCAGCCCGACGCCATGCCGAGCTGGGAAAGCGCCTCGATATCCTCGGCATGATAGCCGCGCCCGGCCTTTTTCAGCCCCGACTGGTCCTGCGTGATCCTGAGCTCGGCATAGCGCTTTACCAGCGCCAGGCTCAGGAACAGGAACATCGAGAAGGCGAGCAGCCATGACGAGAGCGGGATCGCGGCAGCGGCATTGCCGGCGAGAATGCGCAAGGTGTGCAGCGCGGCCAGCCCCAGCACATCGACCAGGAGCTTGCGCTTGAGCACGAAGAGATAGGCCAAGGCGAGACCGAGATAGGCCGTCAGCGCCAGCACGAAGAGCTTGGGCTGCGGCAGCAGCAGGGACAGGGCGAAAGCGGTGGCCAGCAAGACGGGAACCGCCATATAGGCCTGGCGCTCGGAGATCTCGCCGGCGGCCAGCGGGCGCTTGCACTTCGTCGGATGCCGGCGGTCGGCTTCGAAATCGACGATGTCGTTGAGAAGATAGATCGACGAAGCCATCAGGCTGAAGGAGATGAAGGCGACGAGCCCATGCCCGAGCGACTCCGGATCGAAGACTTCATGATTCAGCAGGATCGGGATGAAGACGAGTCCGTTCTTCAGCCAATGATGCGGCCTCATCGCCCTGATCATCGCCTTGAGAGCCATGTCACCCTTCTCTTTCGTCAAGAATCTGCTCTTCCGCCAAGAGTCTGCCCGACGGCAAGCGAAAGATGCGCAGCCACGAGGCCCAGTCAGATTTCCACTATTCGGGCGAGGACTTTCTTCTGCGAGAAATCCTAAATCCCGGTGCAGAAACACAGCGCAACACAGCGCTATTGCTTGCCATGATTAATATCTGCCTGCCGGCGCCCACGAATATCCACGCCGTTGCACCCTCCGAAGCCTGTCTCCTCCCTGCAAGATGTCTCCCTTTCGTGAACCGGCGTTCACGCCACCCGCGCGCATCGCCTTGCAAAGCCCGCCGGACAGTTGGATCGTGCAGGAGCGTCGGGGGGCTCGGCGCATGCAGCCGGCGCTTCAGGCCGGATCTGATCTGACGGGTGCGCTTGGGGCATGAACGCGACGAGCGAAACTGCGGCGGCAAACCGCGAACGCCTCGTCATCGTCGAGGACGACCCTGTAACGCGCGCCATGATCTCGGGCTATTTCGCCGACCAGGGCTTCAGGGTCGAGGAGGCCGAGAGCGTCGCCGAGGCGCGCAGGGTGGTGCGGCGGGTCAAGCCCGAACTGATCTTCCTCGATGTCGTGCTGCCCGATGGCGACGGTTTCGAGCTCGCCAAGGAGCTCCAGGGCTTTTCCGACGCAGGCATCATCTTCGTCACGCGTCGCGACACCGACATCGACCGCATCGTCGGGCTCGAGCTCGCAGGCGACCACTACGTCACCAAGCCGGTCAATCTGCGCGATCTGCTGGCGCGGACGCGCTCGCTATTGCGCCGTCGCAAGATCGAGCGCGATACGGCGCGGCGCAGCACCACGATCACCTTCGGCCCCTTCATGATCGACCTGCTGCGGCGCGAGCTGGCGACGGTCAACGGCGATCCGATCCGCCTGACGCGGGGCGAGTTCGACCTGCTTGCCGCGCTGGTCGACAGCAATGGCCGGCCGCTCAGCCGCGACTACCTGATCGAGGTCGTCAGCAACCGCCATGGCGAGGTCGACGCCCGCACCGTCGATGCGCTGGTGGCGCGGCTGCGACGCAAGCTGACGGGAGCCGGCGACCCGGGCGTGATCGCAACGGTCAGCGGCATCGGCTACAAGCTCGGCATCTTCGCCGACCGTAACGCCTGACCCTCCGCCGCGCCCTTCGCAACCGCAGCGCCCCGCAATGCGAGCGCCGCCAGCGCCTCGCCGCGCGCCCGCGCCAGATCGGCCACCGCCTGCGCCATGACCTGCGGGGATGCGATACGGGCCTCGGCCTCGATCGTCGATGCGATGGTCACCGCCTGGCCGAGACCCAGCGCGCTGGCCGAGCTCGCGAATTGATGCGCCGCCCGCTCCAGCGCCTTGCGGTCGCCCTGCTCGATCGCCCGGCCAAGCTGCTTCAGAATGTCCCCCGAGACCGTCTGGAACAGCGCAACAAGACGCCCCATGCGTTCGGCTCCGACCAGCAGCGCCTGCTCGTCGAGGAAGGCGTCGTCGACGGGATGGTCCGGCGACAGGCTCGCATTCGCCAGACGGCCCGGCCTGCGCGCGTTGCGCGTCAGCACCTGCCGCAACGCCGCGGACGTCGCCGGCTTGGGCACGATCGTGGTCAGGCCCGCTGCGAGAAGCCGGCGCATCGTCTCCGGCGACACATCGGCGGTCAGCGCCACGATCGCCGGACAGGCAATCTCCGGGATAGCGCGGATCGCGGCCGCCGTCTCGATGCCGTCCATGCCGGTCATGTGCATGTCGAGCAGCACGAGATCGACGCGCTTTGACGCCAACAGCACGAGCGCAGCCTCACCGGAGCTGGCGGTCAGCACGCGGTGCCCGGCCTTGGCGATCATGATCCGCGCCACCTCCCGCGTGACGGGCTCGTCATCGACGACGAGCACCACAAGCGGCGTCTCAGCCGTCTCGGCATGCGACGCATGCGCAGCGCTCGTCGCGGCTGCAGCCGGCAGCCTGACCCAGAAGGTGCTGCCGATCCCGACTTCGCTGAAGACCGAGATCGAGCCGCCCATCAGATTCGCGAGCTTGGTGCAGATCGCCAGTCCCAGACCGACCCCGCCGGAACGCCGCCCTGTTTCGGGATCGACCTGCACGAAATCCTGGAAGATGCGGCGCTGCATGGCGGGATCGATGCCGATGCCGGTATCGTGCACCGCGATCACCAGCATCGGCCCGGACGCATCGTCGGCCGGCTCCAGGGCGGCACCGATCTCGATCTCGCCGGCATCGGTGAAGCTGATCGCATTGCGCAGGAGATTCTGGACGATCCGGTTGATCTTGCCGGGATCGCCATTGAGCCTTGCCATCGCGACAGGCTCGATGTCGAGGCGGAGCGCGAGACCCTTGCGCTCGGCTGCCGGTCGCATCAGCGCGATGGCCGCCGCGAGCAGGGGGCCGGGCTCGTAGTCACGCTTCTCCAGGCTCTCTGTGCCCGCCTCCAGCCGCGAGAGGTCGAGCGTCGCATTGGCGAGGTCGATCAGCGTCTCGCCGGAGGTCGCCGCCATTTCGACCAGCCGCCGATCGCGCTGGCTCATGCGCTTGCGGTCGAGGATTTCGAGCACGCCGAGCACACCCGACAAGGGCGTGCGGATGTCGTGTCCCACCACCGCGAGGAAGCGGGATTTGGCTTTCGTCGCCTCCTCGGCCAATTCGCGCGCCTGTTCGGCGGCGCGCTGCCCGGCCGATGCCTGGTCGAGCGCCTTGGCGAGAGCCGCCGTGCGCTGGGACACCTTGTCCTCCAGGATGCTCCGGCTCTCCTGCAAGCGCGCAGCCATCAGGTTGAACTGGTCGCCGAGCTCCTGAAGCTCGTCGCCGGTGCGAATGTCGATGCGCTCGTCGAGCTGGCCCTCGCCGATCCGGGCGGCGCCTTCGGTCAGCGCTCGGACCGGCGCGACCAGGCGCCCGCTGAGCAGGATGCTGGTTGTCACGGTGATGAGCAGTGCTCCGGCGAGGATGATCAACGCGCGCAGGATCGAAGCGTAGATCGGCGCATAAGCCTCGCTTTGCGGCAGGTCGACGACGACGCTCCAGTCGAGATTCGGCACGGGCGCAACGACCGACAAGACCGCCCGCCCCTCGATATCGCGGGTCGACAGGCTATCGCCGGGCAGCATCGCGCCTTGAATGTCCGGCCGCGGATAGGCCTGCAGGAGCGGCAGCAGATTCGTGCCTCTCAGGACGAAGCGGAGATCGGGATGCGCGATCAGCCGGCCGGAACGGTCGACGACATAGGCCCGGCCTTCCACGCCGACCTTCATCTGCGAGACGAGCTCTTTGATGAAGGTCAGATTGACCGTCGCCAGGACCACGCCGCCTTTCGTTTCGGTCACCCGTTTTCCCAGCAGCAGATAAGGCTCGGAGCCACGCCGGAATTCGACACCGCTGCGGAAGTAGCCCTGAGCCAATGCCGCCTGGACGATGGGATCACTGGACAGATCCGTCCCCGCGCCGATGCGGTCGCGGTCAGCGCGCGACAGCGCCAGCAATTCGCGCCCTTCGGCATCCGTTCGCCTGAGATCGAGGATCGCCGGGGCCTGCCGCAGCAGGCGCAACCCATCGAGATGAAGCTCTTCGAGCGCAAGGGCGCCCGAGCTGTTCAGCGAAACCCAATCGAGCTGCCGCACGATATCGCCGACAAATCCGCTGATCCGCTGCGCCGCCGCCTGCGCCTGCTCCTGCTGGACACGCGCCACCAGCGCCCGCTGATCGGAGAAGGCGAAGATCGTGCCGACGATGCCGTTGATACCCAAAGCGAGGCTGATCGCGAAGCCGACGAACAGCGC
Coding sequences:
- a CDS encoding UbiA family prenyltransferase, whose translation is MTKEKGDMALKAMIRAMRPHHWLKNGLVFIPILLNHEVFDPESLGHGLVAFISFSLMASSIYLLNDIVDFEADRRHPTKCKRPLAAGEISERQAYMAVPVLLATAFALSLLLPQPKLFVLALTAYLGLALAYLFVLKRKLLVDVLGLAALHTLRILAGNAAAAIPLSSWLLAFSMFLFLSLALVKRYAELRITQDQSGLKKAGRGYHAEDIEALSQLGMASGCTCALILALYVDSAAVKQLYRHPELIWLVCPIVLYQISRVWFLARRGTMPDDPLVFMIRDWRSQVTGALVLLIMVAATILP
- a CDS encoding response regulator, which codes for MNATSETAAANRERLVIVEDDPVTRAMISGYFADQGFRVEEAESVAEARRVVRRVKPELIFLDVVLPDGDGFELAKELQGFSDAGIIFVTRRDTDIDRIVGLELAGDHYVTKPVNLRDLLARTRSLLRRRKIERDTARRSTTITFGPFMIDLLRRELATVNGDPIRLTRGEFDLLAALVDSNGRPLSRDYLIEVVSNRHGEVDARTVDALVARLRRKLTGAGDPGVIATVSGIGYKLGIFADRNA
- a CDS encoding hybrid sensor histidine kinase/response regulator, encoding MSGIIDAAGRGPRGALARKYALFVGFAISLALGINGIVGTIFAFSDQRALVARVQQEQAQAAAQRISGFVGDIVRQLDWVSLNSSGALALEELHLDGLRLLRQAPAILDLRRTDAEGRELLALSRADRDRIGAGTDLSSDPIVQAALAQGYFRSGVEFRRGSEPYLLLGKRVTETKGGVVLATVNLTFIKELVSQMKVGVEGRAYVVDRSGRLIAHPDLRFVLRGTNLLPLLQAYPRPDIQGAMLPGDSLSTRDIEGRAVLSVVAPVPNLDWSVVVDLPQSEAYAPIYASILRALIILAGALLITVTTSILLSGRLVAPVRALTEGAARIGEGQLDERIDIRTGDELQELGDQFNLMAARLQESRSILEDKVSQRTAALAKALDQASAGQRAAEQARELAEEATKAKSRFLAVVGHDIRTPLSGVLGVLEILDRKRMSQRDRRLVEMAATSGETLIDLANATLDLSRLEAGTESLEKRDYEPGPLLAAAIALMRPAAERKGLALRLDIEPVAMARLNGDPGKINRIVQNLLRNAISFTDAGEIEIGAALEPADDASGPMLVIAVHDTGIGIDPAMQRRIFQDFVQVDPETGRRSGGVGLGLAICTKLANLMGGSISVFSEVGIGSTFWVRLPAAAATSAAHASHAETAETPLVVLVVDDEPVTREVARIMIAKAGHRVLTASSGEAALVLLASKRVDLVLLDMHMTGMDGIETAAAIRAIPEIACPAIVALTADVSPETMRRLLAAGLTTIVPKPATSAALRQVLTRNARRPGRLANASLSPDHPVDDAFLDEQALLVGAERMGRLVALFQTVSGDILKQLGRAIEQGDRKALERAAHQFASSASALGLGQAVTIASTIEAEARIASPQVMAQAVADLARARGEALAALALRGAAVAKGAAEGQALRSAKMPSL